One genomic window of Polyangium aurulentum includes the following:
- a CDS encoding metallophosphoesterase yields MRRVALLPERGKLIVATDLQGHVADFERVTAIFEQAARGPDGAVLVITGDLVHGPEIPESDWPDYLGSYYRGDSAALLERAMKLQERWPGRVFYLLGNHEHAHVGGPVVAKFFPDEAMRLEELLGDDGTQRMRAWFRTWPFVAVAPKARLVMLHAAPHARIESTNDLERLSLDGCSGLTLEEMAARGTLGALLWARSTSAERAWSFLHAIHDDARVAIYGHDVARSGHSIEREPLLCVSTSFGCFDGDKVYLEWDLSEPALSAEDVARRGLRPLHPDAPPVHRLITY; encoded by the coding sequence GTGCGGCGTGTCGCTCTCCTGCCCGAACGGGGCAAGCTCATCGTGGCCACGGACCTGCAAGGTCACGTGGCTGATTTCGAGCGGGTGACCGCGATCTTCGAGCAGGCCGCGCGCGGCCCCGATGGTGCCGTCCTGGTCATCACGGGCGATCTGGTGCACGGCCCCGAGATCCCTGAATCCGACTGGCCCGACTACCTCGGCAGCTACTATCGCGGCGACTCGGCGGCCTTGCTCGAGCGGGCGATGAAGCTGCAGGAGCGCTGGCCTGGGCGCGTGTTTTACCTGCTCGGCAACCACGAGCATGCGCACGTCGGCGGGCCGGTGGTCGCCAAGTTTTTCCCGGATGAAGCGATGCGGCTCGAGGAGCTGCTCGGGGACGACGGCACGCAGCGCATGCGCGCCTGGTTCCGCACCTGGCCGTTCGTCGCGGTGGCGCCGAAGGCTCGCCTCGTGATGCTGCACGCGGCGCCGCACGCGCGGATCGAGAGCACGAACGATCTGGAGCGGCTGTCGCTCGACGGCTGCTCGGGGCTGACGCTCGAGGAGATGGCTGCGCGGGGCACGCTCGGCGCGCTGCTCTGGGCGCGCAGCACCTCGGCCGAGCGCGCGTGGTCGTTCCTGCATGCGATCCACGACGACGCGCGCGTGGCCATCTACGGGCACGACGTCGCGCGCTCGGGTCACTCCATCGAGCGCGAGCCGCTCCTGTGCGTGTCGACGAGCTTCGGCTGCTTCGACGGCGACAAGGTGTATCTCGAGTGGGATCTGTCCGAGCCCGCGCTCTCTGCGGAGGACGTGGCCCGTCGGGGTCTGCGCCCGCTGCACCCCGACGCGCCCCCGGTGCACAGGCTCATCACGTACTGA
- a CDS encoding FTR1 family protein — MIVIFARARALAVLVAALLLLAAPRDARADYGDPPEVEAQRLVHVLGYVGADYGGAVEAGAIKNEAEYKEQRDLLEDAAKMAARIQPAQPAGAKPVDVPTLVGKVRKLVDDKAPEAEVAAATSEARAALVGAFRLSEAPAAAPSAERGKNLFSQHCVECHGQTGRADTPKAQTLTPRPANFLDPELGATLTPFRVASTVRFGVSGTAMVPFTQLTDADRWDLAFYVLSLRHSDAKPAEGAPTYALAELATRSDASLEGELLAAGVPKDRISAMLSDLRRRAPYEDRASRTPLALARAKLDRARVLFSRGDVEGARGQIIDSYLDGVEPVESQLKSIDPAIVAGLEDRYMILRASLDKGEGTPAVTAAIGALLSDLSKAESALVEQQKQTGFVSTAISSAGIVVREGVEAALLIAALLGLAAQAGLKDKRRYVHAGWALALVLGAITFVVSLKLVTLSGARRELIEGVTALLATAVLFYVSYSLLAKREVARWMRFLKEQISPRKAALSLFGVSLLAAYREAFETVLFYQALLASSSSVLAAVVGAAAGAVLLVIIVLAYTRAGRFAPPQVFFRVSSYLLYGLAVVFVGQGIAALQVAGVAPAHRIGLPSLPAIGFHPTIETISAQLLLLGLALVALLVNKKRAEPGPPVGAKPAASS; from the coding sequence ATGATTGTCATCTTCGCACGCGCCCGGGCGCTCGCCGTGCTCGTCGCGGCCTTGCTCCTCCTCGCCGCGCCGCGCGACGCGCGCGCCGATTACGGCGACCCGCCCGAGGTCGAGGCGCAGCGGCTCGTGCACGTGCTCGGCTACGTGGGCGCCGACTACGGCGGCGCCGTCGAGGCGGGCGCCATCAAGAACGAGGCCGAATACAAGGAGCAGCGCGATCTGCTCGAGGACGCCGCGAAGATGGCCGCGCGCATCCAGCCCGCGCAGCCCGCTGGCGCAAAGCCCGTCGACGTCCCCACGCTCGTCGGCAAGGTGCGCAAGCTCGTCGACGACAAGGCCCCCGAGGCCGAGGTCGCCGCCGCCACGAGCGAGGCCCGCGCAGCCCTCGTCGGCGCCTTCCGCCTGAGCGAGGCCCCCGCCGCCGCCCCGAGCGCCGAGCGCGGCAAGAACCTCTTCTCGCAGCACTGCGTCGAGTGCCACGGGCAAACCGGCCGCGCCGACACGCCCAAGGCCCAGACCCTGACCCCGCGCCCCGCGAACTTCCTCGACCCCGAGCTCGGCGCGACCCTGACGCCCTTCCGCGTCGCGAGCACCGTGCGCTTCGGCGTGAGCGGCACCGCGATGGTCCCCTTCACGCAGCTCACCGACGCCGACCGCTGGGACCTCGCCTTCTACGTCCTGTCCTTGCGCCACAGCGACGCAAAGCCCGCGGAGGGCGCGCCGACGTACGCGCTCGCCGAGCTCGCCACGCGCTCGGACGCCTCGCTCGAGGGCGAGCTCCTCGCCGCAGGCGTGCCCAAGGACCGCATCTCCGCGATGCTCTCGGACCTGCGCCGCCGCGCCCCGTACGAAGATCGAGCCAGTCGAACGCCGCTCGCGCTCGCCCGCGCCAAGCTCGACCGCGCCCGCGTCCTGTTCTCGCGCGGCGACGTCGAGGGAGCCCGCGGGCAGATCATCGACAGCTACCTCGACGGCGTCGAGCCGGTCGAGTCGCAGCTCAAGTCGATCGACCCGGCGATCGTCGCGGGCCTCGAGGACCGCTACATGATCCTGCGCGCGAGCCTCGACAAGGGCGAGGGCACCCCCGCAGTGACCGCGGCCATCGGCGCGCTGCTCTCCGATCTGTCGAAGGCCGAGTCCGCGCTCGTCGAGCAGCAGAAGCAGACGGGCTTCGTCTCGACGGCCATCTCGAGCGCCGGCATCGTCGTGCGCGAGGGCGTGGAGGCCGCGCTCCTCATCGCCGCCCTGCTCGGCCTCGCAGCGCAGGCGGGCCTCAAGGACAAGCGCCGCTACGTGCACGCAGGCTGGGCCCTCGCGCTCGTGCTCGGCGCCATCACCTTCGTCGTGTCGCTGAAGCTCGTGACGCTCTCGGGCGCGCGCCGCGAGCTCATCGAGGGCGTGACCGCGCTGCTCGCGACGGCCGTGCTCTTCTACGTGAGCTACTCGCTGCTCGCCAAGCGCGAGGTCGCGCGCTGGATGCGCTTCCTCAAGGAGCAGATCTCCCCGCGCAAGGCCGCGCTCTCGCTCTTCGGCGTGTCGCTCCTCGCCGCCTACCGCGAGGCCTTCGAGACCGTGCTCTTCTACCAGGCCCTCCTCGCCTCGAGCTCCTCGGTCCTCGCCGCCGTCGTCGGCGCCGCCGCAGGCGCAGTCCTGCTCGTGATCATCGTCCTCGCCTACACGCGCGCGGGCCGCTTCGCCCCGCCGCAGGTCTTCTTCCGCGTCTCGAGCTACCTGCTCTACGGCCTCGCCGTCGTCTTCGTGGGTCAGGGCATCGCCGCGCTCCAGGTCGCCGGCGTCGCCCCCGCACACCGCATCGGCCTGCCGAGCCTGCCCGCGATCGGCTTCCACCCGACGATCGAGACCATCTCCGCGCAGCTCCTGCTCCTCGGCCTCGCGCTGGTGGCGCTGCTCGTGAACAAGAAGCGCGCCGAGCCCGGCCCGCCCGTCGGCGCCAAGCCCGCAGCCAGCAGCTAG
- a CDS encoding GNAT family N-acetyltransferase: MRRYIADLDERLVREAASHTHPFWGKHVDLATHTAFQFEQLRRAGPSILRYVGLVDDAAGLVASLKRYTLALSVPGGAVVSVVGFGAVFTRQDARKTGAASELIEAVLAEARAEGHAAGLLYSDIDPAFYARLGFHAFPVFAHAAALEALPARTTLSLRPAEDRDDEAMLAAYEASFDTSFLRPHRSLEIFRFFRWRCRAERPWILRAEDRDVGYLFATPRGIAPERTLWIDEWAAPGIDRAEVLGVVRQLAEREGARSVTGWLRPDEAAPFFDASPRPAEIPMIAPLDERLRPESVPPNRAFFGHMDHF; this comes from the coding sequence ATGCGGCGCTACATCGCTGATCTCGACGAGCGCCTCGTGCGCGAGGCGGCGAGCCACACGCACCCTTTTTGGGGCAAGCACGTCGATCTGGCCACGCACACGGCCTTTCAGTTCGAGCAGCTCCGGCGCGCGGGGCCCTCGATCTTGCGGTACGTCGGGCTCGTCGACGACGCCGCCGGGCTCGTGGCCTCCCTCAAGCGCTACACGCTCGCCCTCTCGGTGCCGGGCGGCGCCGTCGTTTCGGTCGTCGGATTCGGCGCGGTCTTCACGCGGCAGGACGCGCGCAAGACGGGGGCGGCGAGCGAGCTCATCGAGGCCGTCCTCGCCGAGGCGCGCGCCGAGGGCCACGCCGCGGGGCTGCTCTACTCGGACATCGATCCGGCGTTTTACGCGCGCCTCGGCTTCCACGCGTTCCCCGTGTTCGCACACGCAGCCGCCCTCGAGGCGCTGCCGGCGAGGACCACCCTCTCCCTGCGCCCGGCCGAGGATCGCGACGACGAGGCCATGCTCGCCGCGTACGAAGCCTCGTTCGACACCTCGTTCCTGCGCCCGCACCGCTCGCTCGAGATCTTCCGCTTCTTCCGCTGGCGATGCCGCGCCGAAAGGCCGTGGATCCTGCGCGCCGAGGACCGCGACGTGGGCTACCTCTTCGCCACCCCGCGCGGCATCGCGCCCGAACGCACCCTCTGGATCGACGAGTGGGCCGCCCCCGGAATCGACCGCGCAGAGGTGCTCGGCGTCGTGCGTCAGCTCGCCGAACGCGAGGGCGCGCGCTCCGTCACCGGCTGGCTCCGCCCCGACGAAGCCGCCCCCTTCTTCGACGCGAGCCCCCGGCCCGCCGAGATCCCCATGATCGCGCCCCTCGACGAACGCCTCCGTCCGGAGTCCGTCCCTCCGAACCGCGCCTTCTTCGGGCACATGGATCACTTCTGA